In Plasmodium coatneyi strain Hackeri chromosome 8, complete sequence, the genomic stretch ACATTAGCAAGGTCAGTAGCGTATCCGTGGTGATTACATTAGCAGGGTGAGAAGCGCAATGATTGGATTAGCAGGGGTGACGCTCTTACCTTCCGGTCCCTCAGGTACTTCATAATATTGTACGAGGTGTAGTACCTCGAAATGATGGTAAGCGCCCacaggaaaataataaaaaatataataaagcaTAATGTGTTCATAAAACTGGACATATTAAAAATGCACAGAATGTCTTCCTCCTTGCAGTTGTTAGACATGACAATGTTTTTGTACATGTCCAGGTCGTACTCGTCGATGATATTCATGGTGCCGGATGTgggggggacaaaaaaaatagggggaCTGGGGCGACCAGCAAGGTTGGTCAGATTTCAGTGGCTAACACGATGGGAGCGGCTTGTGCGGCTGTTGTTGGTGATGCTCAAGAGAACTCCCCCCTCCTCCCTTATCCTTACTCCGCTACACAAGGGGGTCGTCGTTATAATTCTATTCCGCAACCAGGAGCCGCCAACTGACGCCACCTACTGGTGAAGGGAAACCCATTGCAACGCATCGCAAGTGTTCCTTCGGGCTATTCTCTTCACACAGctaggtgaaaaaaaaaaaaaaaaaaaaaaaaaaaaaaaaaatctgaacaagtcataatttttttttttttttttttttcacctaagAGGTTTTTTTTATCAGTTGCGTCCGTAGCCAAAAATCACTACAACTGACGCGTAAAGGTttggtaaaaagaaaaaaaatgggaatctCCACACTTTGACACTTTAGAGAAACTTATCGGCGCATCCAAGTGATGCGCAATTGGAGGAGGGCGGcaggttttcttttttttttttttttttttttttttttggcctccGCTGCCAATTCTGCATGCGCTTTTTTGCGCAGTCCTTTTTTGCAGCCCCTATATTGGCGCTTCCTTTGCGGTTCCTTCCGCCGCCCTCATCGCCGCAACTTGCCCCCTCCTTATCATCCACTTGGCACTCCCTACATTTTGCATCCCCCTCGGCGACAAAGCGAAGAAGGAACATTCAGCGTAGGCTGCTTGAAACCACGTTTGTGCAGAAATCGCCAAAGAAGAGGGTAATAAAACAATGGGAagagctattttttttgagaagatgggaaaaaattgcattaAAAGTAACGTACAAAAAGGTTACATATCACTGGTCGAGTTTCGTTTCCTTTcgttctgttttattttgttcattttttttttttttttatgcgaCAAACGCATAAGGGGCGAAGAAATGACGATCACAACGGTCAACACATTCCCTGGGGGAAAGGAAGCCCCGCGGTTCGGTCATAATTTTTACAGTAGTACACAGGTGGGATGAATAAATGCAATGAGGACGGTTCGACCAAGTGGATTTCTTTTAACAGCTCTCTTCCATATAAAGTGTTAAGTTAAAATTGTGAAGACGGTGTTTATTTGGGCACTATGTGtgtactcttttttttttttttttcctcacattTCGCGCTTTTTCCCacttgaaaaggaaaattgaaGCAGATTGAAACACATTCGACGCAACGTACTCTCTGTAGCATGAGCGCAAGTATGTACTTTTTCCGTATGACACTTCACCCCTTTACATTCATTCCCTTCGTTGCCATTTGTTTGGCTTCCTTGAATGATGAAGAAGACTTTGGCAGCCATCACCCAGGGATCAATGTGGGTGCCCAATTCTGTTCCAACATGACGTGTTCGTGTGTTTGTCACGTGTTTAGAACTTGCAGGGGGAGAGGGGCTACTGCTCCCCCGTTCGGTCGGTTAAAAAGTTGTCCCCTACAAGGggtacacatgtgtgtaggtaaataaaaatgtacacgaGGTCAGTCCATGTGTGCACATCCCTGTGACTACTTTAAAAAGGGCGAAGGCAAGTCCCCCTTGTTGACATGCACAACATAGGGTCAGCTCATAACCAATGTGTTATCCCCATCATCAGCACACCCGCGTAGGACGTGTGTAGGAGGGGCCCCCTACTGATTCGATTGCTCCATCGACTCCACGGCCACGCGCATGGCTTCATTCAACGTCTCAGAATCAACAGTCTGATATTCATAGGAAGAATCTTTGCAGATCCAAGAAAAGTTGACCAGGTGAGGTAAGTTGTTTTTATTCATATGGTCGTCACTTGTTAGGATAATTTTGTAGATATCTACGAGGGCTTCCTTCACGTCTACTTCTTTGTAGTTCCTCTTTTCTATTTCCGTCTTAAACATTTCCTTGTTTTTCCCTATGACTACTCCGCTGTATTTGTAACAGGCTCCGTTTGGTTCCACGCAGTAAATTTCTCCtatgggggaaaaagtgaTGCACACGCGGTGTAAAGAAATATACGCAATGGGAGTGTGCACGAACGCCGTGTGCACCAGCCATTTGAGCACGTTTTCCGTGTGTacctttctccttctcgtCGAAGGACGCCAGGATGATGGATGACGCAAAGGGCCTCAAGTGCCAGTACAACGTAAACGAGTGAATATAAAGAGACACCCGGTTAGCTAAAATGTGCAGAGGTATATTCGTGTGAAAATTCAGGTAGTAACTATTCGCTTCATACTTGGCCCGGTCAATGATATTTCTGGCGTCTCCATCCAATCCTGCATAAGTTACAATGACGTTGTTGTTTATGTGGTAGATTCTATTGTAACTATTCTgttttatcattttgttttttagtAAATTTGAATTTACACAACAGGTGAGGAGCCCATCCCGGCACTCCAGACTCAGGGCcgtgttgttgttgtttatgGCCTTGTATATGTACTCCACTTGGTACAGCCTCCCATCGGGGGAGAAGGTCGAAACGGAAAGGTCGTAGCCTGCGCTGAGGCCTGCCATTGGTTCGAGCTTCTTGCTTGGAGGGGAAACTTTTCAAACGAGGAGCTTCGCACAACTGGGGGAGATGACTACCTCTCACTTGAGTCACTCCGATATGTTCACAAACGGGGACCAGGGGCCGATCTGGGCGGAGGGGCTCTTTTTATCTGTTCTCtgaaatggaaagaagggcCAAGCGGCGAAAGCATGAGAGGACGTGAACGAAGCGCCTAACGGGATAATGCGCGGGCTGATAATTCTTAACGTGCTGCCTTTCAGCCTTTCTAAGTGGCAAACGAAAGTACGAACATACGGGGGCATGCTTTATATGCCCATTTCCTTTCACTTCTGTGACTTTTTACCTTGCAACTTGCGAAGGAAAAACTCCACAGTGGCTTCTTGTGCGTGTGCTGGATTGGCAATCTTTCCCAAAGGCTCGCTTTTTCGCGAATTGCtcagagaggaaaaaaaaaagaaattaaaaaaaaaaaaaaaaaaaaaaaaatatatttatacatgcatacataggaacatatttttgtacACCTCCGAACGAGTCGAGAGTAGGCTCATGCACGGCCCTCCCCCGGGAAAAGTGCATCAACACACCACCCCGGGTAACTCCCCCCTTAACCGCAGCCAAAACTGTGACGGAGTATTACACTCcaattggcaaaaaaaaaaaaaaaaaaaaacacgccACGATGTTACAGGCACCACGCGAGTTGACTACGAAATTAATCGTCCACCAGAGTTGCCAGCCGTAGTGCCACGAGCTCTACCCCCAAAATGAGTCTGCTAAGTAGGTCCTCAAAATGGCTGATGTCCATATGGGGGGGCCTCTTCCCCCAGAGGTTCGCCATTTTAAGAGGCAACAAAAAAGCAGCAGGGGTGagaaaaattgttccttcaTTGTATACACACGTGTGTTGTTCTGAGTATGGTAGACTGGTTATTCCTTCCACTGCAGAGAGGGAAAGCGGAGTAGGTGCTCAGTTGGACTTCCCACCCTGGGGTAGAAGAAGCCTCCTAACTTTTGCAACCTCCCTAGATGAGCTATAAGTTCACGCTCTCTGTGCAGGAATGAAACCTCCACGTGATCACacaattaatttttttttatcattatgGTGGGCATTCTGGagaagggagggaaaaaaaaaaaaaaagacaaaaaacgCATACACATacgcaaaaggggaacaacttTCTTCATCACACTCTCTTCATTGTTCTTCTTTGCGCGTTCCGTTCTGtcgctttttccttttgttctcCCCCCGCATGCAAACATGAACAATggtgagggagaaaaaaaaaaaaaaatgcatgcacattggctcaaaaaaaaaaaaaaaaaaattaacaactcATGCATGGCTGTACAGGCTCTACATTCTTGccgcttaaaaaaaatgggaaaaatgtggcaaaaaaaagggaaaaaagagaggaataAATCGAAAGAGCAACACAACAGAACAGTTCCAGTCGGTTTTATAGGAAACAACGTGATGGAGaccacacatatgtgtatctGCTCTCTTGTCTACACGTCTGCACACGAGGCAGTTGCGCCTGTTCGTGCGGACACAACTATGTTGCGAACAATTATGGAAAGAACCCCCCTGACGAAattgtgtatacatgtgtgaGGATCCCCTTTTAGCATTGCATGGGGGCAGCGCTTGGTATAATTTGTTACGTCCTATTTGTACGTGTCTGTCTGaagtatgttttttttttttttttttttttttctccgtaTCGTAGCCTTCCCAACCTGGCAAAGCAGACACACCATTGAAGGGACCCCCCTTTTGTCCCTCCTGTGGGTCAGTGTGAGCTGCACTTCCGATGAAACTTCTGACGTGTTCCCTGTGGTGGCTGGCGCTGTTGGGTGAGGGGTTACTCTCACGGGGAAGGCACTTGTCCAAATTCGCACCGTCactaaaggaagaaggggagttGTTCGTGGAGTCCCCGTACGAGTGTGAGCACAGCGGGTTTATAAGTCTGCTGAAGAGGAACCCTCTCtacttttgcttcttcctcggTGAAGGAGATAACTACGGATTAGTGCTTAGAACGTACAATGCGGAAGACCTCAAGTGGGAACCTCCAACAGAGGTCCTAATAAcgaagcaaaaaataaatctcTACACCTTCATAGATGACTACATCTCTGAAAAACTCATCCTGATTTATTCCTACGACCAGAAAATACGCGTCACCGTTTTTAACAACTACAAAGAGCCATCCACGGAGACGTATAAAATTGGGGTGAACTATGAGATCGTCCATATGGCTAACTTAACTTCTAGAGTGACgtactttttcaaaaataggAAATCCATCGTCGTCTGTGGAATGAACAGAAGTAATAACATCCTCTGCTCCTTCTCCTTCGACTACGGACTAACCATGAAGGACGAAAATGCAATAGAATTTATTCTAAAAAATAAGATCCCCATGGGTAGCTACAAAATGCACGTAGAATTTAATCACCAATATGTCTACTTCAACCTGTATGATGACGTCATCCAGGATAATGACTACGAGCTGAAGTGCACCCAAGGGTTGGAGAAGGAATACACGTGCGATATCCTCACTAAGCCACTTAAAGAAACGGAAAGCATTCAATACAGAGGTGTCCTGAGGAATAACATGTTTCAAAGTATCGTCTACGAAATGAAGGATAAATGTTACATCGGTTGGTCCTTCAACTCGGTCAGCATGAACAGCGAGATTGAGTTCCTCGTTTCGGATTCTCCCTGTTCGCACGTATCACTTTTTCACCATGGGACGTCTTTGGTGGTGGCTTACCAGCGGGGTCCTTTCGCCCCGGTGGGCCCCCAGTTTTACCGGATCTTCGAGGTGACTAATTCCACCTACATGTTTGCATAGCACTGAACCgatattttcattatttacTTAGTGCGTatgtttcccattttatttgtCATCCCGTTTCCCACTTTGTAGAACCTGCACGAGAAGGGAGCCGGGTGCGAGTTCCGCGTGGGGGGCAGTCTATACGTGGCCAGCACCTTCACCAACCAGCAGTGTCACATCGACATGGAAAACACAGACACAAACCCAGACAATGAAGACGAAATAAGCTTCAACATCGTGGTCCCGTCACAGTACGACATACAGGACTCCACCTGTTTCGTCTCCAACGAAATGTATGACAATGATAAGACAACTTTGTATTACCTGGAGAGAGAACAAGTGGAACAGGAAaatctttccatttttacattctaCTTCTATCGATATATAGTAGACCACACCAATGTGAAGCAAAGCACTTGTACCTTCATCCatgagaagaggaaggaaaaactccAGGTCTCTCTCACGTTGGAAAGTTCCTACAAGGAGGAGACATGCAACATTGGATCAGACGATTTGTGTGACTTTATCATCCAGGGGAAGAGCAAAATAGTCATCCATTTTGAGGAGCAAGACTGGGAAGTCGACAGTGAGCTTACCAATGCATCCCGTGTCATTTACAATGGGATTTACATTCCTCTACACAACCTACTCAGTACGTCCAACATTAATGAGCTGGTTCAAGTAACCACGAACCAAGTTTCTATTCTTATCCCTAATACAATCCCCTCCAGTAGAACCGCCAAAATTGTATTTACCAGTAGACACGAGGAGGGAAGGGCTAAAACTGCCTACCTCAgactgcaaaaaaatatgaaccccatgaaaaaaatattaggaataaatttctcctcctcatttGACATAACCTACAAGTACTATAAGCATTACCAGGAAAACGTAAAGTTCCTCCTAAACGAATTTAACGAGACAAACTATATTGGGATGGTGTGCGAAACGCACGTCCAAATTACGGCGCCCCCATGCACCCTCACATTAGTGGATCACTCAAATAAAACCTTTCACATCCATTCAGTCTTCCCAAAGAAGGTGCCCTTCCTGTACAgctacaaaaagaagaaactcCCCTATGCGCAAAACCTCTACATAAGCGAAACGAGATTTGTCGTCTTCAAGCATTTCAACTCTATCCtcgaacagaaaaatattaaataccTCTACATCAAGTGTGTGTGCAATACAAAGGACATTGAAGGCACGGACACCTACAACCAGATAGACTTCATTATTACCACAGAGAATATTTCCTCGGAGGTGATTCATTCACGTAAGGTTATCGAGCTTCCAAAAAATTACAAGGATGACAGTGAggtggaagaggaaaaaaacgcccCACCAAAGGAGAGTAAAGAACTCCCCAAATTTAAGCAATCCCATGAAACACCGGAACGAAGCAAAAGGGGCTCCTCCTCAAAGCCCTACGCGAAGCTCTCCGGCCTTAATGACCGCTCTGGGAAGAATAACTTCTACAGGAGTTGCGCCACATGGGGGAGGTTCTCCCTGTGCGTCGTCTTCAttgtcttcctcttcttcctcccctgatggggcgaaaaaaacccacaaaaaaacaacaaaagaaaaatcgtAGCGTGCAATATTTCgccaaaatttttaagactttttttttcactcctccAAACTTGCTACAACGAGAttcgttttaaaaaaaaaaaaaaaaaaaattttacatgaCAGGTGACACGTCACCTAGATGTTCTAATGGGTTACAACACATTAACTGCGACGCAGCGCAGCTTCATCCTCTTCATTTCCCTTCATACGTCCCCTtgggaagagagaaaaaaattaacaataaATCTGCGGGAGGGCCCCACGCACAGGCGTGGAGGGCGTCGTCTCCcatttgcacacaaaaaattgaagaatgCCAGAAAGGTTCGCCCGCACAGATAGACGTGCATGTTGATGTGGacgatttaaaaaaaaatagaatgaaCGTACGGAtgtaaaatggaagaacGTCCAGCGTATCTATATGTGTGACGTaaaaaacgggggaaaaCATGGCCCACCGTAAGGTTGCCATAACCTGGCCACTAAGTTATGTGGCACTTCCCCCTAAAAGTAGTACGTGCCGGTCCGCTTGTAGTAACGGAGTAGGCGCTCGTTCAGGTAGAGGTGCACATCCTCGAACCAGGGATGCCTAAGTGCTTCATTCGCAGTTATCCTGTTCTTGTAGTCGTAACTAAGGAACTGGTCAACCAGATCGATGCCGTGATCGCTCAGCAACCTACGTCCATATATGTCTGTAAAAATGATCTCCAACATTTTAAGCCGGTCCACCTTAAACTGGGGCAACTCCCCCACGAATTCCTTCTTCAGAAGATCATCAAAGTCTTCATCCGGTATGCCTCGAAAAactaaaattttaaacaacaCGGAGGATTCAAACTTTGACGTTACGGGAACAAACCCTAGTAAGCACTCACACATGGTAATTCCAATGGACCAAATATCCACCGAATAATTATACATGGTACTATTGCAGAGGATTTCGGGTGGCCTATACTGCAGCGTAATAATATTGCAGTCCTTCGTTTCGGCCTTTAAAAAGTGATCGTACACCCCCAATCCGAAGTCAGCTATTTTCACGATCCACTCCTTCGAATCGTTCAACCCGTCAGATAGGTATTTAATATTCTTGATGAGCGTATTGGCTGGTTTTATATCCCTATGAATTATAAACTTTTTGTGAAAGTGGTTAATCCCCTGGAGCATCTGGTATATGATGACCTTAGTCTGTGCCTCTGACAGGGATGGCATTTCTGGATAGAAGGAACGGTTTTCAATTTTCTTCAGAGGAAGATATACATACTTTACATAATTGTGAATGTGGTCATAGGACATATCTACTCGTTCATTTGGCAAATGTTGTGCTGTGCATTGCTTAATATGCTGGATGAAGGAAGCGTGTCTTTTCTTGGCCTTACTTAAAATATCATTCAGACTGCAGTCACACTTTTCTATAACCAGGAAGAGATCCCAGTTTTCAATGTAGTCGTTATTCTTATTCTCTATCTTCTTGGCCTTCCGGGAATGCTTCCTAAATTTCAGTTTGTCTATGCTTTTGTTCGTCCTATCCATTTGGCTGATTTTGTTTGTCTTGCTTGTCTTTATTCTGTAGAGGTCGGATCGGTTGGCCCCCCTTCCACTGGTGGCACTCTTCAACGTGGCCGTCCTGACCCTCTTCTTCGTGTGCAACGCGGTCAGGTCATTGCTGCGTTCTTTCCGCACATCCTTCCTCGTGTTCGTCGACCCGTACTCGCCCCCACCACCGATGGTGGCTCTGCCCTCCGTGTGGTAGCTCCGCAAACTTTTAACCGTCCTGTTGAGGTGGCTTCCCCTCAATGTGGGATCCGAGTTAAGGCTCTCCTCCTTATCAATATTATACATAACTAGGTCCTTCTCCAAATCCTCAATCGTTATACAACTTTTCgtaattaaatttttgtacttGTTGTTCCTCTCGATGGTGTCCCTCGACGGTGAGTATTGATTCCGCTCTACTTTTCGATGCCTCTGAAAACTAAAGTCATATTCAGCAGACAGGGTTTCATTCCGTGCCTTCTGATTACGACctgtttttactttattcttACGATACGTGTGCACGCGAAAGCTATCCAGCAGACACACCACATTCGGGTGAAACAGAATCCGCATTATGTTAAACTCGTTAATGGCAAACTCCTCCGACCCGAACTTGTATTTAAAATTGGGCCAGAAGTAACGTAACACCTTCACGGCAAAGTGTAAGTAGGAATCCTCCAAAGACTCCGCCTTGAAAACTTTCCCATAGACTCCCTCCCCTAACTTCTTCACTATTTTATACTTCCTCATGAAATCGCgaggaaataaatttaacAGTTTATCCACTTTTATATCCGAATTTTTGTGGTTAAATGAAATGTtggagaatattttttcattttccaccATCTCCCTTTCGTAGAGGGACTGCTTATCGTAGAGGAACCCATCGATCAGGTCTAGACGGAAATTCCTTAACTTCTCATCCGTAACGTACTCCTTCAGCAGCTGGTCCTGATCAACAATCTCATTGTCCTTACTGAATAGGTCATCTATTGTAAACGTCTGATTTTCCGGAAAAGGGATCAGCTCCTTCAGCTTCTCCACTTCTACACTCTCCAACTCTAGAGGTGCATTCCAGTACTTACTAAAAAAGTCCTTACGACTAAGTAGCCaaaaattctttatatacttttttacGATAATTTCCTTCGTGTCTTCATCCTTACTtaccacaattttttccctcttatTTATGAGCAAATCTTGATGATGGAGGAGGAGGTCTGATATGCTGTCccgttccttcttctccaaattttttccatcgtCAAATCTGTTCTTCCGGAGGATGCTGTTATACAAAGACATGCATGGTCTTTTAAAAAGCTTCTCCCCCTCGAAATGATCATTCCTCAGACCTACCATGGAGCTGCCATCCAGTCTATACCTTAGAAAATCCTCCTTCGATTTGCACAcacctcctccttctcgCCTCTTCCTCGAAATAAATTCTTCCAAATTGGATTTATCCTCGTACATACTATAGATGTTGTTGATCAGGTTGTTATTCATACTTCTCTTAAATCTGTATGAACAGTAATTTTCAAAATTCAGTACATTCTTGGAAAATAATTCTTCGTCCGACTTTGTGCTGTTCATAATGTTCCTGCTCGGGAGCGACCTGCCAAGGAGTTCCCTAtgcttttcatttcctcGACCGATGGATAGCTTTATCGAATCTAGGTAGTCTTTATTCCGATTCTTGTAACTGTAAACGTGGTCACCGCTTCGTGTCATGTCGACAACTCTGTACCCACTTTCATTGTGCCTGCCTTCGCTATTCACCATAAGATCGGATAGGCCGATTCCTCCTAGGCTTCTTTCCACGCACGAAATATCCTTTCCCCTGAAACCGTTCAAGCCGTTCAAGGCGGTGCCCAGACTGCTACTCATGATGAATCCGTTTCCTGGGCCGGAGGTAGAACCACCCTTTTCGCCCCGATGGGCCTGATCCGCTCCGTCCATTCGATCCTCCTTACATTTGTATAACGAATTCCTAGTCAACACGGTAGACGAATCTCCATTCCTGGAGCTGTACAAATCGCTCAAGTGTAGGGGGCCCTTCACCATGTTATCGCGCACGTCCAACATGTTGCCACTTTTTAAACTTGTATGTAGTCCCGCCCCTCCACCGGTGCTACTCCGCAGACTTCCCTCTTTCAACTGCATGGAGGACCTACCAAGAGTGTATTCCTGTTTGCTCGAATGCAAATTGTTGTTCTCCGATCCGACGTACACCTCACTATTCGATGAGTTGTTCGACCTGTAGGAGTCCATGCTGAAATTCTCTGCGTGTATTATTTGGTTCAACTTGGACTTTTTATAATTCATCAGGTTATGCTCGATGTTATTCTTCATGTTTAGATAATTGGCTTGGTTCGCGCTGTTGGCGTAGCTGGTGATCGTCTGGTTGGCCACCTCATTCGGTGCATTACTGCTAGCACTGCAGTCTAGGCAATTATTGTTCCCATTGCGCGCCTCACTATCGTTCGCGGGCTTCGAATCTGCACCGATAGACACCTTACTTTTATACTTATCGGTCTCCCTTTTATTCTTAAAATAGTTCAAAATTGTGTAATTTGAACTCTTCACATGGTCACTTTTCCCGTCGCCCACGCGGTTCTCCCCGCCGTCATTAGCACTTGCATTGTTCCTTCTAATGGACGTAACTCTGCTTGCATGGGGatatttcttctccttttctatCCCCTTATATACAGTGTCCTTTTTgctattttccttccttctggtGTTAATTAAGCAGGTGCTTTCCAACTtgtcttttccatttttggaaatcttatcatttttcactcttttcaaattcttcTTAATAGCTTCATCATTCTTCGATTCGTCATTTAggaaggtgtttttttttttactcatgTTAGTCCTCCTTCTGCTAAGGGTCTTCTTCTCACTGTCACCACTTTTTTCTATCAACACATTATTCTTAACTCGTTTTGACGTAACTCTATCCATCTAGATATTcagtgttaaaaaaaaaaagggttttgtgcagaaaaaagcaaaccgaaagggggaagccacttttttttttttttttttttttttttttttgttaaataaaaatagctagTTATATGACttattcataattttgttgtatgcacatgcatTTGCGGGGgtatttttgtgttttttttttttttttttttttcataaataaAATGTCCGCATAGGACAGGTGTTTTCTTTGTTAAGAAAATGATAATGCAGACAAAATAGCCAAGaagtaacttttttttatttttgtagaCTTATGTCCCTTTTTCGCCTGAACAGTTCAGGCGTTTTTCACCTGATTTAATGTGAGTGTAAAAAATGCGAATAAacacattcttttttaacatgcATACTGCAACATTTCTAAGTGTGTAAATATACACAGTGTGTCACATTTGGCGCATTTACAAAAAGCGCTTCTTTACATCCCACACTTTGGTATACCA encodes the following:
- a CDS encoding 20S proteasome subunit alpha 7 is translated as MAGLSAGYDLSVSTFSPDGRLYQVEYIYKAINNNNTALSLECRDGLLTCCVNSNLLKNKMIKQNSYNRIYHINNNVIVTYAGLDGDARNIIDRAKYEANSYYLNFHTNIPLHILANRVSLYIHSFTLYWHLRPFASSIILASFDEKEKGEIYCVEPNGACYKYSGVVIGKNKEMFKTEIEKRNYKEVDVKEALVDIYKIILTSDDHMNKNNLPHLVNFSWICKDSSYEYQTVDSETLNEAMRVAVESMEQSNQ
- a CDS encoding Protein kinase codes for the protein MDRVTSKRVKNNVLIEKSGDSEKKTLSRRRTNMSKKKNTFLNDESKNDEAIKKNLKRVKNDKISKNGKDKLESTCLINTRRKENSKKDTVYKGIEKEKKYPHASRVTSIRRNNASANDGGENRVGDGKSDHVKSSNYTILNYFKNKRETDKYKSKVSIGADSKPANDSEARNGNNNCLDCSASSNAPNEVANQTITSYANSANQANYLNMKNNIEHNLMNYKKSKLNQIIHAENFSMDSYRSNNSSNSEVYVGSENNNLHSSKQEYTLGRSSMQLKEGSLRSSTGGGAGLHTSLKSGNMLDVRDNMVKGPLHLSDLYSSRNGDSSTVLTRNSLYKCKEDRMDGADQAHRGEKGGSTSGPGNGFIMSSSLGTALNGLNGFRGKDISCVERSLGGIGLSDLMVNSEGRHNESGYRVVDMTRSGDHVYSYKNRNKDYLDSIKLSIGRGNEKHRELLGRSLPSRNIMNSTKSDEELFSKNVLNFENYCSYRFKRSMNNNLINNIYSMYEDKSNLEEFISRKRREGGGVCKSKEDFLRYRLDGSSMVGLRNDHFEGEKLFKRPCMSLYNSILRKNRFDDGKNLEKKERDSISDLLLHHQDLLINKREKIVVSKDEDTKEIIVKKYIKNFWLLSRKDFFSKYWNAPLELESVEVEKLKELIPFPENQTFTIDDLFSKDNEIVDQDQLLKEYVTDEKLRNFRLDLIDGFLYDKQSLYEREMVENEKIFSNISFNHKNSDIKVDKLLNLFPRDFMRKYKIVKKLGEGVYGKVFKAESLEDSYLHFAVKVLRYFWPNFKYKFGSEEFAINEFNIMRILFHPNVVCLLDSFRVHTYRKNKVKTGRNQKARNETLSAEYDFSFQRHRKVERNQYSPSRDTIERNNKYKNLITKSCITIEDLEKDLVMYNIDKEESLNSDPTLRGSHLNRTVKSLRSYHTEGRATIGGGGEYGSTNTRKDVRKERSNDLTALHTKKRVRTATLKSATSGRGANRSDLYRIKTSKTNKISQMDRTNKSIDKLKFRKHSRKAKKIENKNNDYIENWDLFLVIEKCDCSLNDILSKAKKRHASFIQHIKQCTAQHLPNERVDMSYDHIHNYVKYVYLPLKKIENRSFYPEMPSLSEAQTKVIIYQMLQGINHFHKKFIIHRDIKPANTLIKNIKYLSDGLNDSKEWIVKIADFGLGVYDHFLKAETKDCNIITLQYRPPEILCNSTMYNYSVDIWSIGITMCECLLGFVPVTSKFESSVLFKILVFRGIPDEDFDDLLKKEFVGELPQFKVDRLKMLEIIFTDIYGRRLLSDHGIDLVDQFLSYDYKNRITANEALRHPWFEDVHLYLNERLLRYYKRTGTYYF